The Toxoplasma gondii ME49 chromosome XII, whole genome shotgun sequence genome includes a region encoding these proteins:
- a CDS encoding WD domain, G-beta repeat-containing protein (encoded by transcript TGME49_218420), producing the protein MTAETLQEAEPPPVAGPSLSEENELFGASYPLHSFPLLLQQCQKRTYSLFVNSVGLKPPPFLPAVEEKVKLKLHDEYFFPRLPAASVSSSSASVPPFAIEQGDAAGAQTEPQKKALENGAAASETKMTESTVLAVPSQPADADLAKRPRVLACPAVHTPEMTVSELLSELSSRTAASSVPYASSEVSGGAAGAAPGPGKALAPLSAETGASGSPGGASGESGALARKETVGGELANLRLKNLPAALRPTWHAPWKLHRVIAGHLGWVTCLAVDPTNEWFATGSNDRLIKIWDLASGTLKLSLTGHVSAIRDIKISSRHPYMFTCGEDNRVKCWDLEQNKVVRDYHGHLSGVYTLALHPQLDILCSGGRDAVVRVWDMRTKHEIYVLSGHQGTIMSLQMQALEPHIISGSQDKMVRLWDLTAGKCSAVLTNHKKSIRAMAFHPQEYSFVSCAADKIKVWRNPLGQFERNIEGHNSIINCCAIKEDGDSSILIAGTNNGQLHFWDWASGYKFDTIQSRVQPGSLESENGIFCCALDKSETRLLTGECDKTIKVWKPDEEATEESHPLQWKPQRSIKRY; encoded by the exons ATGACGGCCGAGACGCTCCAGGAGGCCGAGCCGCCCCCAGTCGCCGGGCCTTCGCTATCCGAGGAGAACGAGCTGTTCGGTGCGAGCTATCCTCTCCACTCGTTTCCCTTGCTTCTGCAACAGTGCCAGAAACGGACGTACTCGCTGTTTGTGAACTCTGTCGGTCTGAAGCCCCCGCCGTTCCTCCCTGCAGTtgaagagaaagtgaagcTGAAGCTCCACGACGAGTACTTCTTCCCGCGTCTCCCGGCggcctccgtctcctcctcctctgcgtctgtgccTCCCTTCGCCATCGAGCAGGGCGACGCTGCTGGAGCTCAGACAgagccgcagaagaaggctcTAGAGAACGGAGCCGCCgcgagcgagacgaagatgaCAGAGAGCACGGTCCTCGCGGTTCCGTCCCAGCCCGCCGACGCCGACCTCGCCAAGCGGCCTCGCGTGCTCGCCTGCCCAGCTGTGCATACTCCCGAGATGACAGTCTCGGAGCTCCTCTCCGAGCTCTCTTCAAGGACCGCCGCCTCCTCGGTGCCCTACGCCTCTTCGGAGGtctctggaggagcggcaggTGCGGCGCCAGGGCCCGGCAAGGCCCTCGCGCCCCTgtcggcggagacaggagcctCAGGCTCCCCAGGCGGAGCCAGCGGCGAGTCGGGGGCTTTGGcgcggaaggagacagtcggTGGCGAGCTGGCGAATCTGCGCCTGAAGAATCTCCCGGCGGCTCTGAGGCCCACGTGGCACGCGCCCTGGAAGCTCCACAGAGTCATCGCCGGACACCTCGGCTGGGTCACTTGTCTCGCCGTCGATCCCACCAACGAGTGGTTTGCTACAG GCTCGAACGACCGCCTCATCAAAATCTGGGACCTTGCGTCCGGTACACTGAAGCTCTCTCTCACTG GACATGTCTCCGCGATTCGAGACATCAAGATCTCTTCGCGACATCCGTACATGTTTACTTGCGGAGAGGACAACCGCGTCAAGTGCTGGGACTTGGAGCAGAACAAAGTCGTGAGAGACTATCACGGGCACTTGTCTG GTGTCTATACACTCGCGCTGCATCCGCAACTCGACATTCTCTGCAGCGGAGGCCGTGACGCCGTTGTGCGCGTGTGGGACATGCGGACGAAACACGAGATTTACGTTTTGAGTGGACATCAGGGAACAATTATGTCTCTGCAGATGCAAGCTCTTGAGCCTCATATCATCTCTGGCTCTCAAGATAAAATG GTGCGCTTGTGGGACTTGACTGCGGGGAAATGCTCGGCAGTTTTGACCAACCACAAAAAGAGCATTCGGGCGATGGCTTTTCATCCCCAAGAAtactccttcgtctcttgtgCAGCAGATAAAATCAAA GTCTGGAGAAACCCACTAGGGCAATTCGAAAGAAACATCGAAGGCCACAATTCCATCATCAACTGCTGCGCCATCAAGGAGGACGGCGACTCTTCGATCCTTATTGCCGGCACAAATAACGG ccaACTGCACTTCTGGGACTGGGCCTCCGGCTACAAGTTTGACACCATTCAGTCTCGCGTGCAACCTGGTTCCCTGGAGAGCGAAAACGGAATTTTCTGTTGTGCGCTGGATAAATCCGAGACACGCCTCTTAACAGGAGAATGTGACAAAACCATCAAG GTTTGGAAACCGGACGAAGAGGCAACAGAGGAATCGCATCCATTGCAGTGGAAGCCGCAAAGATCGATAAAGCGCTACTAG
- the RPP0 gene encoding ribosomal protein RPP0 (encoded by transcript TGME49_218410), with amino-acid sequence MAGPKGKSDKRKTYFSRLFALLEKYPRVLVVEADHVGSKQMADIRLALRGKAVVLMGKNTMIRTALKQKMSEMPQLEKLLPLVRLNVGFIFCIEDPAEVRRIVAENKVPAPARQGVFAPIDVFIPAGPTGMDPGSTSFFQALGIATKIVKGQIEIQNEVHLIKEGDKVTASAATLLQKLNIKPFEYGLAIQHVYDDGSVYKASVLDITDEVILEKFRAGTMNVAALSREVGFPTTASAPHSILEAFKFCTSLVLESDYSFPQMQRIKDILENPEAFAAVAAAAAPAAGAAAAAEAPKEEEPEEEEDDMGFSLFD; translated from the exons ATGGCGGGTCCCAAGGGAAAGTCTGACAAGCGCAAGACGTACTTCTCGCGTCTGTTCGCGCTCCTCGAGAAGTACCCgcgcgtcctcgtcgtcgagGCAGACCACGTCGGCAGCAAGCAGATGGCCGACATCCGTCTGGCTCTGCGCGGCAAGGCCGTGGTGCTCATGGGGAAGAACACGATGATTCGAACTGCGCTCAAGCAGAAGATGAGCGAGATGCCGCAGCTGGAAAAGCTCCTGCCTCTCGTCCGGCTGAACGTCGGCTTCATCTTCTGCATCGAAGACCCCGCAGAAGTCCGCAGAATCGTCGCGGAAAACAAGGTCCCGGCCCCCGCACGCCAGGGTGTCTTCGCGCCTATCGACGTCTTCATCCCCGCGGGTCCGACGGGCATGGACCCTGGCAGCACCTCCTTCTTCCAGGCGCTCGGCATCGCCACCAAGATCGTCAAGGGTCAAATCGAAATCCAGAACGAGGTCCACCTCATCAAGGAGGGCGACAAAGTCACCGCCAGTGCCGCCACGCTCCTTCAGAAGCTCAACATCAAACCGTTTGAATACGGTCTCGCCATCCAGCATGTCTACGATGACG GTTCGGTCTACAAGGCCTCTGTACTGGACATCACGGACGAGGTGATCCTGGAGAAGTTCAGAGCCGGCACGATGAACGTGGCTGCTTTGTCGCGGGAGGTGGGTTTCCCGACGACGGCGTCTGCGCCTCACAGCATCTTGGAGGCCTTCAAGTTCTGCACGTCTCTCGTCCTGGAGTCGGACTACTCCTTCccgcagatgcagagaatCAAGGACATCCTGGAAAATCCCGAGGCGTTCGCCGCAGTCGCCGCCGCTGCCGCCCCCGCCGCAGGCGCTGCCGCTGCCGCCGAGGCTCCCAAGGAGGAGGAGccggaggaggaagaagacgacatgggtttctctctcttcgactAG
- a CDS encoding hypothetical protein (encoded by transcript TGME49_218460), with amino-acid sequence MDDVGDDGFGQGDQEFVPIVDEKYANAARLVNEYVSRDKPFEETYRPCPQTNWMRVQGTTGRCFKSFDFTEFRHRQSDADDGGTLKQVGTWEEAERICMSFGAHLAALYTTAEMKFAHMVLDRRPDACWIGLRRLELHRTRRHSDTSNGWKWVSCTLPCIQEIDTCIRIGNEK; translated from the coding sequence ATGGACGACGTGGGCGATGACGGATTTGGTCAAGGGGATCAGGAGTTTGTCCCCATTGTTGATGAGAAGTATGCAAATGCGGCACGTCTTGTCAACGAGTACGTGTCTCGTGACAAACCGTTTGAGGAGACCTACCGGCCATGTCCGCAGACGAACTGGATGCGAGTACAAGGAACAACGGGAAGGTGCTTTAAGTCGTTCGATTTTACGGAGTTTCGCCATCGGCAATCGGACGCCGATGACGGCGGCACACTGAAGCAAGTGGGGACCTGGGAAGAAGCCGAACGTATATGTATGAGTTTTGGTGCACACCTGGCGGCATTATATACAACCGCTGAAATGAAGTTTGCGCACATGGTGCTTGACAGAAGACCTGATGCATGCTGGATTGGCCTGAGGCGGCTTGAGCTACACCGTACGCGAAGACACAGTGACACTAGTAACGGATGGAAATGGGTAAGCTGTACACTACCTTGCATACAGGAAATAGATACATGTATACGGATAGGAAATGAGAAATAA
- a CDS encoding hypothetical protein (encoded by transcript TGME49_218450~Predicted trans-membrane domain (TMHMM2.0):379-402), giving the protein MKAPEDSFAYAAENGLIEWADTKETRFSSTASSSDMVSEDRYNDSGDDRTKVERRHSKEGKKPTWGLNKQHERNSVKALKWQAETEPRNASRQTDDEGTEHGLEHKVPIDLHASPEKHEGRQEQMNQRMRGFHGSAATGYSTAASSGTEYGAAEKGQSDVTTESETKALALSREEDNDMSDAAMPANHDIIDTSGARETAGSENTQTTVTSPSSIRDNESYSAFLREFMRLHKQAKETLNRRRDSVAATDPSPEEVSASGETAGLPTDSSASSTEAVYGTGDEDPQDGVVGPPQILSGVDTKTENPATSASRLALELPQAMPSSADPPVELHNSADVTVLSRIDVSTANVALLPAAPASTPKPNGRTKQVPANSNVKILHVVTWCAGTAIFVVGAALILIYIRCWVVPQEPPASDGGSATTAPRSSSSPSLLAFIGCPAESSLSGPVPFQTGSCCSPSKDLGIPTVKTSESNPSPYANVGSPAPNGSESCSHSHTVSIVSFSGPECCDDGETNEGEQEIDTATSSTSRSAKFERIGCDTFVSAIVRGVRVAAGVSQVSRSTEDSVSGSTAVVSSQLPCRSSDNSRQSHRPSPAERLERLRARIDAL; this is encoded by the coding sequence ATGAAGGCGCCAGAAGATTCGTTCGCGTATGCGGCGGAGAACGGTCTGATCGAGTGGGCAGATACTAAGGAGACAAGGTTCTCAAGTACAGCCAGTTCAAGCGATATGGTCAGCGAGGATAGATACAATGATTCTGGTGATGATCGGACGAAAGTCGAAAGGAGACATTcaaaggaagggaagaagccCACCTGGGGTCTCAACAAACAGCACGAGCGGAACAGTGTGAAGGCGTTGAAATggcaagcagagacagaaccgAGAAATGCGAGCCGACAGACTGACGACGAAGGCACAGAGCATGGACTCGAGCACAAGGTACCCATCGACTTGCACGCCTCCCCTGAGAAACACGAGGGGCGGCAGGAGCAGATGAACCAGAGAATGCGTGGTTTCCATGGGTCGGCCGCCACGGGATATTCTACAGCCGCAAGCAGTGGAACAGAATATGGTGCCGCCGAGAAAGGACAGTCCGATGTGACGACGGAGAGTGAGACGAAAGCACTGGCATTGTCCAGGGAAGAAGATAACGATATGTCGGATGCTGCGATGCCAGCGAACCATGATATAATAGACACAAGTGGGGCACGTGAGACGGCCGGAAGCGAGAATACTCAAACCACTGTGACGTCTCCATCGAGCATAAGAGATAATGAGAGCTACAGCGCTTTTTTACGGGAGTTCATGAGGCTTCACAAACAAGCCAAAGAGACACTAAATCGGAGAAGGGACAGCGTTGCGGCTACAGATCCATCTCCTGAAGAAGTGTCAGCATCTGGTGAGACGGCGGGTCTGCCCACAgactcttctgcctcgtctacAGAGGCAGTGTATGGCACTGGTGATGAAGATCCGCAAGACGGCGTTGTTGGTCCACCACAAATTCTCAGCGGTGTTGACACGAAGACTGAAAATCCAGCAACTTCTGCTTCCAGACTGGCACTGGAACTGCCCCAAGCAATGCCTTCCTCAGCAGATCCACCCGTGGAATTGCATAATTCCGCCGACGTAACGGTACTGTCCCGGATCGATGTTTCCACAGCGAACGTGGCCCTACTGCCTGCAGCACCTGCGTCTACTCCAAAACCCAATGGGCGCACCAAACAAGTGCCAGCCAACTCCAATGTCAAAATACTTCATGTCGTTACTTGGTGCGCTGGCACTGCGATATTCGTAGTGGGAGCGGCACTTATTCTCATTTATATTCGTTGCTGGGTTGTCCCTCAAGAACCGCCAGCAAGTGACGGCGGCTCTGCAACCACTGCCCCTCGATCGTCATCGTCACCTTCCCTCCTGGCGTTCATTGGGTGTCCAGCCGAGTCCTCATTGTCTGGCCCAGTGCCATTTCAGACTGGGAGTTGTTGTTCACCGAGTAAAGATTTAGGTATCCCCACTGTGAAGACCTCAGAAAGTAACCCTTCCCCGTACGCCAATGTAGGTTCTCCAGCACCAAATGGGAGCGAGTCCTGCTCGCACTCACACACGGTGTCGATAGTATCTTTCTCTGGGCCGGAGTGCtgcgacgacggagaaacgaATGAAGGTGAACAGGAAATTGATACGGCGACGTCAAGCACTTCACGGTCGGCGAAGTTTGAGAGAATCGGCTGTGACACGTTTGTTTCAGCGATTGTTCGTGGCGTCCGCGTGGCAGCAGGCGTCTCCCAGGTGAGCCGCTCGACGGAAGATTCAGTCAGTGGTTCAACAGCAGTGGTGTCATCGCAGCTGCCATGTCGTTCATCAGACAATTCGCGCCAGTCCCACCGACCCAGTCCAGCGGAGAGACTCGAGCGCCTGCGAGCAAGGATCGATGCACTGTGA